In the Chroococcidiopsis sp. TS-821 genome, one interval contains:
- the ftsH3 gene encoding ATP-dependent zinc metalloprotease FtsH3: MNKRWRNAGLYALLAVVVVALGTAFFDRQPQSRETWRYSQFIQEVEQGRVERVSLSADRTRALVTPLDGEKRVVNLPNDPDLINILTRNQVDISVLPQTDDGFWFRALSSLFVPALLLVGLFFLLRRAQNGPGSQAMNFGKSKARVQMEPQTQVTFGDVAGIDQAKLELNEVVDFLKNADRFTAVGAKIPKGVLLVGPPGTGKTLLARAVAGEAGVPFFSISGSEFVEMFVGVGASRVRDLFEQAKANAPCIVFIDEIDAVGRQRGAGLGGGNDEREQTLNQLLTEMDGFEGNTGIIIIAATNRPDVLDAALLRPGRFDRQVVVDRPDYAGRVEILKVHARGKTLAKDVDVEKIARRTPGFTGADLSNLLNEAAILAARRNLTEISMDEVNDAIDRVLAGPEKKDRVMSEKRKTLVAYHEAGHALVGALMPDYDPVQKISIIPRGRAGGLTWFTPSEDRMETGLYSRSYLENQMAVALGGRIAEEIIFGEEEVTTGASNDLQQVARVARQMVTRFGMSDRLGPVALGRQQGNMFLGRDIVAERDFSEETAAAIDDEVRELVEVAYRRAKEVLVSNRHILDQLAQMLIDKETVDAEELQELLANSDVKTAAFA; this comes from the coding sequence GTGAATAAACGGTGGAGAAACGCGGGGCTGTACGCACTGCTTGCTGTTGTTGTCGTTGCGCTAGGAACAGCGTTCTTCGATAGACAACCTCAAAGTCGAGAAACATGGCGTTACAGTCAATTTATTCAAGAAGTAGAACAAGGCAGAGTTGAGCGAGTTAGCTTAAGTGCAGACCGCACTAGAGCCTTAGTCACGCCCTTAGACGGTGAAAAACGAGTCGTAAACTTACCAAACGACCCTGACTTAATCAATATTCTGACTAGAAATCAAGTAGATATCTCTGTTTTGCCACAAACCGATGATGGTTTTTGGTTTAGAGCATTAAGCAGTTTATTTGTACCAGCACTACTTTTAGTTGGTTTATTTTTCTTACTGCGGCGCGCGCAAAATGGTCCTGGTAGTCAGGCGATGAACTTTGGTAAATCCAAAGCCAGAGTCCAGATGGAACCGCAAACCCAAGTAACCTTTGGTGACGTTGCAGGTATCGACCAAGCCAAGCTAGAACTCAACGAAGTTGTAGACTTTCTGAAAAACGCTGACCGCTTCACCGCAGTCGGGGCAAAAATTCCTAAAGGCGTGCTGCTAGTTGGACCTCCAGGAACGGGTAAAACGTTACTCGCGCGTGCAGTTGCGGGAGAAGCAGGCGTTCCGTTCTTCTCGATCTCAGGTTCAGAATTCGTCGAAATGTTCGTGGGTGTTGGTGCTTCCCGCGTGCGTGACTTGTTTGAACAAGCAAAAGCTAATGCACCTTGTATCGTGTTCATCGATGAAATTGACGCCGTTGGTCGTCAGCGTGGTGCTGGCTTAGGCGGTGGTAACGACGAACGCGAACAAACCCTCAACCAGTTACTAACCGAAATGGATGGTTTTGAGGGTAATACGGGTATTATCATCATCGCGGCGACGAACCGTCCTGACGTCCTTGATGCTGCATTATTGCGCCCAGGTCGTTTTGACCGTCAAGTTGTTGTCGATCGTCCTGACTACGCAGGAAGAGTCGAAATTCTCAAAGTTCACGCGCGTGGTAAAACCTTAGCGAAAGATGTTGACGTTGAAAAGATTGCGCGTCGCACTCCTGGCTTTACAGGTGCAGATTTATCAAACTTGTTGAACGAAGCTGCGATTTTAGCCGCACGCCGAAATTTAACGGAAATTTCCATGGATGAAGTCAACGATGCGATCGATCGCGTTTTGGCAGGTCCAGAGAAGAAAGACCGCGTGATGAGCGAAAAGCGCAAAACTTTAGTAGCCTACCACGAAGCTGGTCACGCTTTAGTTGGTGCGTTAATGCCTGACTACGACCCTGTACAGAAAATTAGCATTATTCCGCGCGGTCGCGCCGGTGGTTTAACTTGGTTTACTCCAAGCGAAGACCGCATGGAAACAGGGCTTTACAGCCGTTCCTACCTAGAAAACCAAATGGCGGTAGCTTTGGGCGGTCGTATTGCTGAAGAAATCATCTTTGGCGAAGAAGAAGTGACAACAGGTGCTTCTAACGACTTACAGCAAGTGGCTCGCGTAGCACGTCAAATGGTAACGCGTTTTGGAATGAGCGATCGCTTAGGTCCTGTAGCGTTAGGTCGCCAACAAGGGAATATGTTCCTTGGTCGCGATATCGTTGCTGAACGCGATTTCTCCGAAGAAACAGCAGCAGCAATTGATGACGAAGTTCGTGAATTAGTAGAAGTTGCTTATCGCCGCGCAAAAGAAGTTCTTGTCAGCAACCGTCACATTCTCGATCAGCTAGCACAAATGTTGATTGATAAAGAAACAGTAGACGCAGAAGAACTGCAAGAACTGCTAGCAAATAGCGATGTTAAAACTGCTGCTTTTGCTTAA
- a CDS encoding DUF2382 domain-containing protein: MNSQKFLLRDESIPIHNRIDALLEKLKSKLSNFVVLDNQGKTFATVIDVKLDKNKQINLVLLLEDLQTTEPVLLVSKLVQKIDPINKTVLVNISPIESKNLPQCIATGRSTMEYPENNNPVPPANTTEYTAMTPSSSEPSEDAIAVESKSSNSEGLADEIVRLLGERIIVDRNKRKVGEVIVRKEIETRMVEIPVRREKLIVEQVSPEHKQLAEIELGQEELTGIELREGDANQSTQSFGTRIGSANGLTVSGEFDSPKIASLLLNAIALERRQGCKKVRVEIVVEDAERQKTYQEWFERASGKPKVEAS; this comes from the coding sequence ATGAACAGTCAAAAGTTTTTGCTAAGAGATGAATCTATACCAATCCATAACCGTATAGATGCACTATTAGAAAAACTCAAAAGCAAGTTAAGTAACTTCGTTGTCTTGGATAACCAGGGCAAAACATTTGCTACAGTAATCGATGTAAAACTAGATAAGAATAAACAAATTAATTTAGTTTTATTGTTAGAAGATTTACAAACAACTGAGCCAGTTTTATTAGTTAGTAAGTTGGTTCAGAAAATAGATCCGATAAATAAGACTGTTTTGGTAAATATCAGTCCAATAGAAAGTAAAAATTTACCGCAATGTATAGCTACAGGAAGATCGACAATGGAATATCCAGAAAATAATAACCCCGTACCACCTGCTAATACAACAGAATATACGGCTATGACCCCTAGTAGCAGCGAACCTTCTGAAGATGCAATAGCTGTAGAATCTAAATCAAGTAACTCAGAAGGATTAGCAGATGAAATTGTGCGCTTGCTTGGAGAAAGAATCATTGTTGACCGCAACAAACGCAAAGTAGGCGAGGTTATTGTCCGTAAAGAAATAGAAACTCGGATGGTGGAAATTCCCGTAAGACGGGAAAAACTGATTGTTGAACAAGTAAGTCCAGAGCACAAACAACTTGCTGAAATCGAACTAGGACAAGAGGAACTTACCGGAATTGAGTTGCGTGAAGGAGACGCCAACCAATCAACACAATCGTTTGGTACGAGAATAGGATCGGCTAATGGTTTAACAGTAAGTGGGGAATTTGATTCACCTAAAATTGCTAGCTTGTTATTAAATGCGATCGCACTCGAACGCCGTCAAGGGTGTAAAAAAGTCCGCGTCGAAATTGTTGTTGAAGATGCTGAACGTCAAAAAACCTATCAAGAATGGTTCGAGCGGGCTTCGGGTAAACCTAAAGTTGAAGCTTCATAG
- a CDS encoding DUF2382 domain-containing protein, producing the protein MALLKISDFDPDYREAFDGNDVKGMSVYAQGTDEKIGTVSDVLVDEEGNFRYFIVDLGFWIFGKKVLMPVGRSRIDYGADRVYAVGMTREQAENLPEFDESMTVDYDYEERVRGVYRGQTATAEMPLEGAPLDTASTVGMAAPAPRQNYTRDTYDYKYDEDLYGLKEDTNQNLKLYQERLVANKVRRKAGEVSIGKRVETETAQVSIPIEKERVVIERVSPTDAGKAVDPSQVRFGEGETTRVELYEETPEVRKEAFVREEVRVRKEVDQETVQAQETIRREELDIHNEGTVVENKDRLPNDRV; encoded by the coding sequence ATGGCACTTCTAAAAATTAGTGATTTTGACCCCGATTATCGCGAAGCTTTTGATGGTAATGACGTCAAGGGAATGAGCGTATACGCGCAAGGAACGGATGAAAAAATTGGTACAGTAAGCGACGTTTTAGTAGACGAAGAAGGAAATTTTCGTTATTTTATTGTAGATCTAGGTTTCTGGATTTTTGGTAAGAAAGTATTAATGCCTGTTGGTCGTTCGCGGATCGACTACGGTGCAGACCGCGTATACGCAGTAGGAATGACAAGAGAACAGGCAGAAAACTTGCCAGAATTTGATGAAAGCATGACAGTCGATTACGACTATGAAGAGCGTGTTCGTGGTGTATATCGCGGTCAAACAGCAACTGCTGAGATGCCGCTAGAAGGCGCACCGTTAGATACAGCATCAACTGTTGGTATGGCGGCTCCTGCTCCCAGACAAAATTACACTCGCGATACCTATGATTATAAGTATGATGAAGATTTGTACGGTTTGAAAGAGGATACAAATCAAAATCTTAAGCTTTATCAAGAGCGTCTCGTCGCTAACAAAGTTCGCAGAAAAGCTGGGGAAGTTTCTATCGGTAAGCGTGTAGAAACAGAAACTGCGCAGGTTTCTATTCCCATTGAAAAAGAGCGTGTAGTTATTGAGAGAGTATCTCCTACTGATGCTGGAAAAGCTGTCGATCCCAGCCAAGTTAGATTTGGTGAAGGTGAAACAACTCGCGTAGAACTTTACGAAGAAACTCCAGAAGTACGCAAGGAAGCCTTTGTTCGTGAAGAAGTTCGAGTTAGAAAAGAAGTAGATCAAGAAACAGTTCAGGCTCAAGAAACTATTCGTCGTGAAGAGTTAGACATTCATAACGAAGGTACCGTTGTTGAAAACAAAGACCGTCTACCAAATGACCGCGTATAG
- a CDS encoding DUF2382 domain-containing protein → MPLYKLEDFDPNYRETFGGDDIRNLKLYTEGGEEIGTVSTALVDGEGRFRYLVIATGFEAMGKKILLPIGLSRIDYNTNRVTVDGLTKVQVEGLPEYDEHSTVEYDYEEQVREVYRPLVAAGQTHDLMNSPTYNRDSYSYEHDSSLYNLNEQNHQTLKLYEERLIASKNRVKTGEVAVGKRIETETAKVAIPIEKERIVIERVPTTDETITPGELDFQEGEIARIEVYEETPEIHKEAFVREEVRIRKIVEQNTVEAEETIRREELDIDTQGQPEINQTNKIFNENI, encoded by the coding sequence ATGCCGTTGTACAAACTCGAAGACTTCGACCCAAATTATCGAGAAACCTTCGGTGGTGATGACATTAGAAATTTGAAGCTTTATACCGAAGGCGGAGAAGAAATTGGAACCGTCTCAACTGCCTTGGTCGATGGAGAAGGTCGTTTTCGATATTTAGTGATTGCTACGGGCTTCGAGGCTATGGGCAAGAAAATTCTACTACCTATAGGACTTTCTCGGATCGACTACAATACAAACCGCGTTACAGTAGATGGATTAACCAAAGTACAAGTCGAAGGCTTGCCAGAATACGACGAACACTCAACGGTAGAATATGACTACGAGGAGCAAGTAAGAGAAGTCTATCGTCCTTTGGTTGCCGCTGGACAAACTCACGATCTAATGAATTCTCCTACCTACAATCGCGACTCATATAGCTATGAACATGACTCTTCACTCTACAACTTAAACGAGCAGAATCATCAAACATTAAAGCTATATGAAGAAAGATTAATAGCAAGTAAAAACCGCGTGAAGACAGGCGAGGTTGCCGTTGGTAAACGCATTGAGACTGAAACCGCAAAAGTAGCAATTCCCATAGAAAAAGAGCGTATTGTCATTGAGCGCGTACCTACTACAGACGAGACAATAACTCCAGGAGAACTAGACTTTCAGGAAGGTGAAATTGCACGTATTGAAGTGTACGAGGAAACGCCAGAGATCCACAAAGAAGCCTTCGTTCGGGAAGAAGTTAGAATTAGAAAAATTGTCGAACAAAATACAGTAGAAGCTGAAGAAACAATTCGTCGCGAAGAATTGGACATTGACACCCAAGGTCAGCCGGAGATTAACCAAACGAATAAAATTTTTAACGAGAATATCTAA
- a CDS encoding bifunctional 4-hydroxy-2-oxoglutarate aldolase/2-dehydro-3-deoxy-phosphogluconate aldolase, which yields MIEAWLNLLQQNRAIAVIRATQHEQGYQMAKAVAVGGIKLIEVAWNSDRSADLIARLQAELPQCTIGTGTLLDLAQLNDAIAAKAKFLFSPHCDTAMIRAAVQQNIPIIPGALSPTEIMTAYTAGASCVKVFPIQAVGGASYIKSLQEPLGHIPLIPTGGVTIANASDFIAAGAIAVGLASELFPKHLVAAENWQAISQQAKTLVEKLHQIQ from the coding sequence ATGATTGAGGCTTGGTTAAATTTGCTGCAACAGAATCGGGCGATCGCAGTTATTCGTGCGACTCAACACGAACAGGGCTATCAAATGGCAAAAGCCGTAGCCGTAGGTGGAATCAAGCTTATTGAAGTTGCGTGGAATAGCGATCGCAGTGCAGATTTAATCGCGCGGCTACAAGCCGAATTACCCCAATGCACGATTGGTACGGGTACATTGCTAGATTTAGCACAACTCAACGATGCGATCGCTGCCAAAGCAAAATTTCTGTTCAGCCCGCATTGCGACACCGCGATGATTCGCGCAGCAGTGCAACAAAACATACCAATAATTCCTGGTGCGCTATCACCAACAGAAATTATGACGGCTTACACTGCTGGAGCAAGTTGCGTCAAAGTCTTTCCAATCCAAGCTGTAGGAGGCGCAAGCTACATTAAAAGTTTGCAAGAACCACTCGGACATATACCATTAATCCCTACAGGGGGAGTGACGATCGCGAATGCGTCTGATTTTATTGCAGCCGGAGCGATCGCGGTAGGTTTAGCCAGCGAACTATTTCCTAAACATTTAGTTGCTGCCGAAAATTGGCAAGCAATTAGTCAACAAGCAAAAACCTTAGTGGAAAAACTGCATCAAATTCAGTGA
- a CDS encoding pentapeptide repeat-containing protein yields the protein MEAKELLKRYAAGERYFPNVDLSHASLQEVNLSGIVLKRAILEATDLSRSILVGADLNGVILKQANMVATRFNGSHLVGVDLTAANLTGADLSGVNLWRANLNKAILCEANLSRANLHEANLAQADLSKANLSGVQLNQANLTEAVIVDANLNRANLTATKLMRSHLCGTQLERAELIASDLTAADLSRTNLEGANLSEANLSQANLSGANLTGVNLHRANLIAAKAILANLRGANLEQAELTTANLTEADLSWANLSKTNLSGADLQRAVLTDVNLNAAILRGANLLDAKLSQVEMNNVDLSWAIVPPVVSH from the coding sequence ATGGAAGCTAAAGAACTCCTGAAGCGATACGCCGCAGGAGAACGCTACTTTCCTAATGTCGATCTGAGTCACGCATCCTTGCAGGAAGTCAATTTAAGTGGCATAGTCCTCAAACGAGCAATCTTAGAGGCTACAGATTTGAGTCGGTCAATTTTAGTAGGAGCCGACTTGAATGGCGTTATCCTCAAGCAAGCTAATATGGTGGCGACTCGCTTTAACGGCAGTCATTTGGTTGGAGTAGATTTAACTGCTGCCAATTTAACAGGTGCAGATCTCAGTGGTGTCAATTTGTGGCGTGCCAACCTCAACAAAGCAATATTGTGTGAAGCTAACTTAAGCCGTGCGAATTTACACGAGGCGAATCTAGCACAAGCAGACTTGAGCAAAGCGAATTTAAGTGGAGTTCAATTAAATCAAGCAAATTTAACCGAAGCCGTAATAGTTGATGCTAATTTAAATCGCGCCAATCTTACAGCAACAAAGTTGATGCGATCGCACTTGTGTGGTACACAGCTAGAACGCGCCGAGTTAATTGCCAGTGACTTAACCGCCGCCGATTTGAGTAGAACGAATTTAGAAGGCGCGAATCTCAGTGAAGCTAACTTATCGCAAGCAAATTTGAGTGGCGCGAACTTAACAGGAGTCAATTTACATCGTGCTAATCTAATCGCCGCTAAAGCAATTTTGGCAAATCTACGAGGAGCTAATTTGGAGCAAGCAGAACTGACTACTGCCAATTTAACTGAAGCAGATTTGAGTTGGGCAAACTTGAGTAAGACAAACTTGAGTGGAGCCGATTTGCAGCGTGCGGTTCTCACAGATGTAAATCTCAATGCAGCAATCCTGCGGGGAGCCAATTTACTCGATGCCAAACTATCGCAAGTAGAAATGAACAATGTCGATCTCAGTTGGGCGATCGTACCACCGGTAGTGAGTCACTGA
- a CDS encoding Rieske 2Fe-2S domain-containing protein, which yields MCYISVAKIDDIPPGTTKLVQVENLPILIVNDRGQFYALQGLCGHQQRSLAKATVWQGLIDCPWHHFQYDIRTGENVYPRCVYPLEALPHLRQQLEPLRTYSVRIVEQYVQVKIHGS from the coding sequence GTGTGCTATATCAGTGTTGCCAAAATAGATGACATCCCGCCAGGGACAACAAAACTCGTACAAGTAGAAAACTTACCAATTTTGATCGTCAACGATCGCGGTCAATTTTACGCCTTACAAGGCTTGTGCGGACACCAACAACGATCGCTGGCAAAAGCAACCGTATGGCAAGGATTGATCGACTGTCCCTGGCATCATTTTCAATACGATATTCGGACTGGAGAAAACGTTTATCCGCGATGCGTCTATCCTTTAGAAGCTCTACCACATTTACGTCAACAGCTTGAACCGTTGCGTACTTATTCAGTGCGCATTGTTGAGCAATATGTGCAGGTAAAAATTCATGGAAGCTAA
- a CDS encoding ferritin-like domain-containing protein, which translates to MGKVALQMVEQAGIDVKELLDKLVRAASAEFTTYYYYTILRANAIGFEGEGLKEIIEDARLEDRNHFEALVPRIYELGGELPRDIRDFANQAACPDAYLPDRRQNNDDATPRVGFTSGGSEESQTAVLEAKQAVEQGDLRPLLQVLVEAERCAIRVYTDICNMTFGKDHRTYELSLAILNEEIEHEAWFSEFLGEGPSGHFRRSAPGESPYTSRFLVVPHNHNGK; encoded by the coding sequence ATGGGTAAAGTAGCACTACAGATGGTGGAACAAGCGGGAATTGATGTCAAAGAACTTTTAGATAAGTTAGTTCGCGCCGCATCAGCAGAGTTTACCACCTACTATTACTACACAATTTTGCGCGCGAATGCGATCGGTTTTGAAGGCGAAGGTCTCAAAGAAATTATTGAAGACGCGCGACTAGAAGATCGCAACCATTTTGAAGCCCTCGTTCCCCGCATTTATGAGTTAGGCGGCGAGTTACCGCGTGATATTCGCGACTTCGCAAACCAAGCAGCTTGCCCAGACGCTTATCTCCCCGATCGTCGTCAAAATAATGACGATGCTACACCCCGCGTTGGGTTTACAAGTGGCGGTAGCGAAGAGTCACAAACCGCAGTCCTCGAAGCTAAACAGGCAGTAGAACAAGGCGATCTTCGACCACTATTGCAAGTATTAGTGGAGGCAGAGCGGTGTGCGATTCGCGTTTATACTGACATCTGCAACATGACCTTTGGCAAAGACCACCGCACGTACGAGTTATCGCTGGCGATTCTCAACGAAGAAATTGAACACGAAGCTTGGTTTAGCGAGTTCTTAGGAGAAGGGCCATCAGGACACTTCCGGCGAAGTGCGCCAGGAGAGTCGCCTTATACTTCTAGGTTCTTAGTCGTACCTCACAACCACAATGGCAAGTAG
- a CDS encoding Hsp70 family protein, with the protein MAIAIDFGTSNTCIARWNPITQKPETVSLAGLSVQQGLNPPLVPSLVYVEDAAQKKVIVGQAVRDRGLDLTSNPRFFRSFKRGIGTDIQGFLPELDGEVITFEQVGQWFLTQIITTLNAETPDVANSLVLTVPVDSFEAYRHWLGAVCQSLAVEQVRLIDEPTAAALGYGLADRENLLVVDFGGGTLDLSLVKLDSGTQPGKKPLGFVLKWGDKLFSEKSGQKPKTARVLAKAGQNLGGSDIDNWLVDYFAATQGLVVNSLTTRLAEKLKIQLSTQPQASEVYFNDETFESYQLELDRASLENILQEHAFFERLDESMTQLLQQARRQGLEVADINAVLLVGGTAQMPAVQTWIQQYFDAAKIRCEKPFEAIAHGALQLSQGIEIKDFLYHSYGVRYWDRRQNTHKWHPLIKAGQPYPMSEPVELVLGASVENQPSIELIIGELGQETGGTEVYFDGDRLITRRLDSGQSQVKPLNDRDGARSIAQLTPPGYPGSDRIKVLFQVDQQRFLRITVEDLFTNQILLQNQLVAQLS; encoded by the coding sequence ATGGCGATCGCAATCGATTTTGGTACGAGTAACACTTGTATAGCGCGTTGGAATCCCATAACGCAAAAGCCAGAAACAGTTAGTTTAGCAGGGCTTTCGGTACAACAAGGGTTAAATCCGCCTTTGGTTCCGAGTTTGGTGTATGTGGAAGATGCAGCCCAAAAAAAGGTGATTGTCGGGCAAGCAGTACGCGATCGCGGACTTGATCTTACAAGTAACCCGCGATTTTTCCGTAGCTTCAAACGCGGAATTGGAACAGATATTCAAGGATTTCTCCCTGAACTTGATGGCGAAGTTATCACGTTTGAGCAAGTAGGACAATGGTTTCTCACGCAAATTATTACAACACTCAATGCCGAAACTCCGGATGTTGCTAATTCTCTCGTATTGACTGTACCTGTCGATAGCTTTGAAGCTTATCGTCACTGGTTAGGAGCCGTTTGTCAATCGCTAGCAGTCGAACAAGTGCGGCTAATTGACGAACCAACCGCTGCTGCTTTAGGTTATGGTTTAGCCGATCGAGAGAATTTGCTCGTTGTTGACTTTGGCGGTGGAACTCTTGATCTATCTTTAGTAAAGCTCGATAGTGGTACACAACCAGGGAAAAAACCACTAGGCTTTGTGCTGAAATGGGGCGATAAGTTATTTAGCGAGAAATCAGGGCAAAAACCTAAGACGGCGCGGGTACTTGCCAAAGCAGGGCAAAATCTTGGTGGTTCTGATATTGATAATTGGTTGGTTGATTATTTTGCCGCAACGCAAGGTTTAGTTGTCAATTCCTTAACGACGCGACTTGCAGAAAAATTGAAGATTCAATTATCAACGCAACCCCAAGCAAGTGAGGTTTATTTTAATGATGAAACCTTTGAAAGTTATCAACTAGAGTTAGACCGCGCAAGTTTAGAAAATATTTTGCAAGAACACGCATTTTTTGAGCGATTAGATGAATCAATGACGCAACTTTTGCAACAAGCACGACGACAAGGGCTAGAAGTTGCTGATATTAATGCCGTATTACTCGTCGGCGGTACAGCACAAATGCCAGCCGTACAAACGTGGATACAACAGTACTTTGATGCGGCAAAAATTCGCTGTGAAAAGCCTTTTGAAGCGATCGCTCACGGTGCTTTACAACTCAGTCAAGGAATAGAAATTAAAGATTTTCTTTATCATAGCTACGGCGTGCGCTATTGGGATCGACGGCAAAATACTCACAAGTGGCATCCTCTGATTAAAGCTGGACAACCTTATCCGATGAGCGAGCCAGTAGAACTTGTATTAGGTGCTTCCGTAGAAAATCAGCCGAGTATTGAATTAATTATCGGCGAATTAGGGCAAGAAACGGGCGGAACTGAAGTTTATTTTGATGGCGATCGCTTAATAACGCGTCGTCTTGATAGCGGGCAAAGTCAAGTCAAACCACTCAACGACCGAGATGGTGCGCGATCAATTGCTCAACTAACACCGCCTGGTTACCCAGGAAGCGATCGCATTAAAGTATTATTTCAAGTCGATCAGCAGCGATTTTTACGCATTACAGTTGAGGACTTATTCACAAATCAAATCTTGTTGCAAAATCAACTTGTTGCTCAATTAAGTTAA
- the uvsE gene encoding UV DNA damage repair endonuclease UvsE: MAAIELNNLPKTASAVRSPQPHLGLVCVTFSKEVRFRTITRTRYLTLSDSQRESTLKDIYTDNLSRLHKALSFCQQRDIKLYRASSSLFPLNDWEDQIGAQVLEQMRDELGKIGQRAAELGIRIVLHPDQYVVLSSDSPSVVQSSIQILQRHSQDLDLLGLPRSHWSLMNIHGGKAQRPEQLIQVVNELPVEIKSRLTFENDEYAYSAKEILEVCQKTAIPMVFDAHHHICHEKLSSYEDPSVAEMFYAARDTWENPDWQLVHISNGETAFNDRKHSNLITTMPSVYREAPWIEIEAKAKEEAIALLQQEWLVAS; encoded by the coding sequence ATGGCAGCAATTGAGCTAAATAATTTGCCTAAGACAGCTTCAGCAGTGCGATCGCCGCAACCGCATCTTGGTTTAGTGTGTGTCACCTTTTCTAAAGAAGTCCGCTTCCGCACAATTACGCGTACGCGATATCTCACACTGAGTGATAGCCAACGGGAAAGCACGCTCAAAGATATTTACACCGATAATCTCAGTCGCCTCCACAAAGCGCTTTCGTTTTGTCAGCAACGCGACATCAAGCTGTATCGCGCCTCCTCAAGTTTATTTCCTTTGAACGATTGGGAAGATCAAATCGGCGCACAAGTCTTAGAACAAATGCGCGATGAGTTGGGTAAAATCGGACAACGCGCCGCAGAATTAGGAATTCGGATCGTGCTGCATCCCGATCAGTACGTTGTATTAAGTTCCGATTCCCCTAGCGTTGTGCAATCGAGTATTCAAATTTTGCAACGCCATTCCCAAGATTTAGACTTATTGGGATTACCGCGATCGCATTGGTCTTTAATGAATATTCATGGTGGTAAAGCGCAACGTCCAGAACAACTGATTCAAGTTGTGAACGAATTACCAGTAGAAATTAAAAGTCGTTTAACGTTTGAGAACGATGAATATGCTTATAGCGCCAAGGAAATTTTAGAAGTGTGTCAAAAGACAGCTATACCAATGGTGTTTGACGCGCATCATCATATCTGTCACGAAAAATTAAGTAGCTACGAAGATCCCTCGGTTGCAGAAATGTTTTATGCAGCGCGCGACACTTGGGAAAATCCAGATTGGCAATTGGTGCATATTTCCAACGGTGAAACCGCTTTTAACGATCGCAAGCACAGTAACCTAATTACAACAATGCCCAGCGTCTACCGCGAAGCCCCCTGGATTGAAATTGAAGCCAAAGCCAAAGAAGAAGCGATTGCCTTATTACAACAAGAGTGGCTAGTGGCTAGTTAA